A single genomic interval of Ruminococcus sp. NK3A76 harbors:
- a CDS encoding STAS domain-containing protein, which produces MEIRENRNGSELTVALVGRLDTLSSPELEEKLEDMLEGVEKLVFDFAELRYISSAGLRVMLTAMQIMEDQGEMTVKNVCQDVMDVFEVTGFVDDLNIE; this is translated from the coding sequence ATGGAGATCAGAGAAAACAGAAACGGCAGCGAGCTTACAGTAGCTCTTGTAGGAAGACTTGACACGCTCAGCTCACCTGAGCTTGAAGAAAAGCTCGAAGATATGCTCGAAGGGGTTGAAAAACTCGTGTTCGATTTTGCAGAGCTCAGGTATATATCAAGTGCAGGGCTTCGTGTGATGCTCACAGCCATGCAGATAATGGAAGATCAGGGCGAGATGACAGTAAAGAACGTCTGCCAGGACGTAATGGATGTTTTTGAAGTGACTGGCTTTGTAGACGATCTTAACATTGAGTGA
- a CDS encoding ATP-binding protein produces the protein MKELDVKAEKTALPQVLGLIDEQLEANECSMKLMTQIDLAAEEIFTNIASYAYEGEAGDVLIRVDISGEPECVTISFTDSGRQYDPLSVPEPEKNKLPLKERKKGGLGVFLVRKNMDDVRYEYKDGKNILTMTKKIK, from the coding sequence ATGAAAGAACTTGATGTAAAAGCAGAGAAGACTGCACTTCCGCAGGTGCTTGGGCTTATCGACGAGCAGCTCGAGGCGAATGAGTGCAGCATGAAGCTGATGACACAGATAGATCTCGCAGCAGAGGAGATATTCACAAATATCGCAAGCTATGCTTATGAAGGCGAGGCAGGCGATGTTCTCATAAGGGTGGATATTTCAGGTGAACCTGAATGTGTGACTATCAGCTTTACCGACAGCGGCAGACAGTATGACCCACTTTCCGTGCCCGAGCCCGAGAAAAACAAGCTGCCGCTCAAAGAGCGCAAAAAGGGTGGCCTCGGCGTATTCCTTGTCAGGAAGAACATGGACGATGTAAGGTATGAATACAAGGACGGAAAGAATATTCTGACTATGACAAAAAAGATAAAGTAA
- the metF gene encoding methylenetetrahydrofolate reductase [NAD(P)H]: protein MRTADIFKEKTVFSLEIFPPKPGADESVIYKTLDGLTDICPDFISVTYGAGGGKNGSRTIGIASDIQQLYGVTSAAHLPCIGLTKQQAADILDSMQKSGIENILALRGDRGEGDTPHGDFEHASDLITFIRENYDFNIIAACYPEVHPESASAADDIKHLRYKVDQGASHLITQLFLDNEYFYRFYEKTLIAGIDVPIEAGIMPVTNRRQIERMVSLCGVELPKKFRQMLDRYGDDPVALRDAGIAYAIDQITDLITDGVSGIHLYTMNDTDIAHRIYDAVQSLIMVSTGMRA from the coding sequence ATGAGAACAGCTGATATTTTTAAAGAGAAGACAGTCTTTTCGCTTGAGATATTCCCCCCAAAGCCTGGGGCTGATGAGAGCGTGATATATAAAACACTTGACGGCCTTACCGATATCTGCCCGGATTTTATAAGCGTTACCTACGGCGCAGGCGGCGGCAAAAACGGCAGCAGGACTATAGGCATCGCATCTGATATACAGCAGCTATACGGTGTCACAAGTGCTGCACATCTGCCCTGCATCGGCCTTACAAAGCAGCAGGCGGCAGATATCCTTGACAGTATGCAGAAAAGCGGCATAGAGAATATCCTTGCTCTGCGTGGCGACAGGGGAGAGGGCGACACCCCTCACGGCGACTTTGAGCACGCAAGTGACCTGATAACATTTATCAGGGAAAACTACGACTTCAACATAATAGCAGCCTGCTATCCCGAAGTCCACCCCGAGAGCGCATCTGCGGCTGATGACATAAAGCATCTGAGATACAAGGTAGACCAGGGCGCAAGCCACCTGATAACACAGCTTTTCCTTGACAATGAATACTTCTACCGTTTCTATGAGAAAACGCTCATTGCCGGCATAGATGTGCCTATAGAAGCCGGCATAATGCCTGTGACTAACAGGCGGCAGATAGAGCGCATGGTAAGCCTTTGCGGAGTTGAGCTACCTAAGAAATTCCGCCAGATGCTCGACCGCTACGGTGATGACCCTGTGGCTCTGCGTGATGCAGGCATCGCCTACGCTATCGACCAGATAACCGACCTTATCACTGACGGTGTGAGCGGAATACATCTTTACACGATGAATGACACTGACATCGCACACCGCATATATGACGCTGTGCAGAGCCTTATCATGGTGAGCACAGGCATGAGGGCATAA
- a CDS encoding PP2C family protein-serine/threonine phosphatase yields MSAEKRRRRPKLMIRIALILIFVLTFMLTAMMYAIYTSTTDGFLEAKDAHMKAVLDELYENTIYINDEEGILEWYLDMWEKYPEDMLRETTEEEFDRFGTYLGSLDDEDVWSVDSLKKMPEDIQIYSARNQLENIDFSLRFESADNSYERVFFVDVREEHRGNVIAEYSLLEDKQLGDTYDLDPSEHPAIKQMLEENKDTLYFEKMYDFPEKGSYYIAYRPLIADGKAVAAIGVVYNWDEFQQKIMDTLGQAAVICIAGLLLAMLVLFAMIYHSAVLPVKNIQSGVRDYIETKDSEAIIDKMSRIKQRNEFGILSSDISDLARAIDRFNEENIKLTSERERVAAELDMATAIQAEQLPSVFPAFPDRTEFDIYASMTPAKEVGGDFYDFFFVDDDHFAMVMADVSGKGVPAALFMMMSKILINNFTMMGLSPHEVLERTNDTICKNNKNKMFVTVWLGILEISTGKLTAANAGHEYPIIRQPGGEYELFKDKHGFVIGGLKNKKYKEYEFTLQRGGTLFVYTDGVPEATNAAEEMFGTQRLVDTLNEMPDAAPKELLEGVHEKVNLFVGEAPQFDDLTMLGITLL; encoded by the coding sequence ATGAGCGCTGAAAAAAGAAGAAGGCGACCCAAGCTTATGATAAGGATAGCTCTGATACTCATATTTGTCCTGACGTTTATGTTGACCGCAATGATGTATGCGATATATACAAGCACTACAGACGGCTTTCTTGAAGCTAAAGATGCACATATGAAAGCTGTTCTTGACGAGCTGTATGAAAACACCATTTACATAAATGATGAAGAAGGGATTCTGGAATGGTATCTTGATATGTGGGAAAAGTATCCCGAAGATATGCTCAGAGAGACCACAGAGGAAGAGTTTGACAGGTTTGGCACCTATCTTGGATCTCTTGATGATGAAGATGTATGGAGCGTTGACTCTCTGAAAAAAATGCCTGAAGATATCCAAATATACAGTGCCAGGAACCAGCTTGAAAATATAGATTTCTCACTTAGATTTGAATCTGCCGATAATAGCTATGAGCGAGTGTTCTTTGTTGATGTCAGAGAAGAGCACAGAGGTAATGTGATAGCAGAATATTCGTTACTTGAAGATAAACAGTTGGGCGATACATATGATCTTGACCCGTCAGAGCACCCTGCAATAAAACAGATGCTCGAAGAAAACAAAGACACACTATATTTTGAAAAAATGTATGATTTCCCCGAAAAGGGAAGCTACTATATAGCATACAGGCCTCTCATTGCAGACGGCAAGGCAGTTGCGGCAATTGGCGTAGTATATAACTGGGATGAATTCCAGCAAAAGATAATGGATACATTAGGACAGGCGGCTGTAATATGTATAGCCGGTTTGCTTCTGGCAATGCTTGTTTTATTCGCTATGATCTACCACAGCGCCGTGCTGCCGGTCAAGAATATACAGAGCGGCGTGCGTGATTACATCGAGACCAAGGACAGCGAGGCAATTATCGACAAGATGTCAAGGATAAAACAACGAAACGAGTTCGGTATACTGTCAAGCGATATTTCAGACCTTGCCAGGGCGATAGACCGCTTCAACGAGGAGAATATAAAGCTGACGAGTGAGCGTGAGAGGGTGGCAGCAGAGCTTGACATGGCAACGGCTATCCAGGCAGAGCAGCTGCCGAGCGTATTCCCGGCATTCCCTGACAGGACGGAGTTCGATATCTACGCATCTATGACCCCTGCAAAGGAGGTCGGCGGCGATTTCTACGACTTCTTCTTTGTTGACGATGACCACTTTGCAATGGTAATGGCAGACGTTTCGGGCAAGGGAGTTCCGGCGGCACTGTTTATGATGATGTCGAAGATTCTCATAAACAACTTCACCATGATGGGGCTGTCCCCACACGAGGTGCTTGAACGCACGAACGATACCATCTGCAAGAACAATAAGAACAAGATGTTCGTGACCGTGTGGCTCGGAATACTTGAGATATCAACAGGCAAGTTGACCGCCGCAAACGCAGGCCACGAATACCCGATAATACGCCAGCCGGGCGGAGAATACGAGCTGTTCAAGGACAAGCACGGTTTTGTGATAGGCGGCCTTAAGAACAAGAAATACAAGGAGTATGAGTTCACCCTGCAAAGGGGCGGCACGCTGTTTGTCTACACCGACGGCGTACCTGAGGCGACCAATGCAGCTGAGGAAATGTTCGGCACCCAGCGGCTCGTTGACACGCTCAATGAGATGCCTGATGCCGCACCAAAGGAGCTCCTTGAAGGCGTACACGAAAAAGTAAACCTATTTGTGGGCGAAGCACCGCAGTTTGATGACCTGACGATGCTTGGCATCACATTGTTATAA
- a CDS encoding LysR family transcriptional regulator, producing MTLQQLRYIIEIAETGSITMAAQRLFIAQPSLSKSVAELEKEMGITIFARSNRGVYLTEEGSRFLSYARQIIEQTQLLESEYKSAPPPNRVFAVSSQHYAFVVNAFVELVREYGKDKYEFTLRELKTAEIIEDVRTHRSDIGVLFLSSFNREVIRHILQSEELKFETLFTAKPHVFVSKNNPLVGRSSVTLEDLREFPRLTYDQGVKNSFYFAEELHITEQSPKNIIVSDRASLFNLLIGLDGYTISSGVLSSDLNGDNIVSIPLESDERMEIGYIITNDRPMNAMTQSYLEHLNRYISNYSPDQ from the coding sequence ATGACATTACAACAGCTTAGATATATAATAGAGATAGCCGAGACAGGCTCTATCACAATGGCGGCACAGCGGCTTTTTATAGCACAGCCAAGCCTTTCAAAGTCGGTCGCCGAGCTTGAAAAGGAAATGGGCATCACGATATTTGCACGCAGCAACAGGGGAGTGTATCTTACAGAGGAGGGGTCAAGATTTCTTTCCTATGCAAGGCAGATAATCGAGCAGACGCAGCTGCTTGAAAGCGAGTATAAATCCGCACCGCCCCCGAACAGGGTGTTTGCCGTGTCGTCGCAGCATTACGCCTTTGTGGTCAATGCGTTTGTAGAGCTCGTGCGTGAATACGGCAAGGATAAGTATGAGTTCACCCTGCGTGAGCTCAAAACTGCCGAGATAATCGAAGACGTGCGCACTCACCGCAGCGACATAGGCGTGCTTTTCTTAAGCAGCTTCAATCGTGAGGTGATTAGGCATATTCTCCAGAGCGAGGAGCTTAAGTTTGAAACGCTGTTCACTGCCAAGCCGCACGTTTTTGTTAGCAAGAATAACCCGCTTGTCGGCCGCAGCAGCGTCACACTTGAAGACCTGAGGGAATTCCCGAGGCTGACATACGACCAGGGCGTCAAGAATTCCTTCTACTTCGCCGAGGAGCTGCACATCACCGAGCAGAGCCCCAAGAATATCATAGTTTCAGACAGAGCGTCGCTTTTTAACCTTCTCATAGGCCTTGACGGATATACTATCTCATCAGGCGTGCTGAGTTCTGACCTTAACGGTGACAATATCGTATCAATCCCCCTTGAAAGCGACGAGCGCATGGAGATAGGCTACATAATCACCAACGACCGCCCCATGAACGCTATGACACAGAGCTATCTTGAACACCTTAATAGATACATTTCAAATTACTCACCGGATCAATGA
- the metE gene encoding 5-methyltetrahydropteroyltriglutamate--homocysteine S-methyltransferase, translated as MKTTIIGYPRIGDLRELKFASEKYFRKEITADELERTAKEIRQHDLAIQKSSGLDYIPSNDFSYYDGVLDTAFLLGAVPERYTSLGLSELDTYFAAARGYQGDKGDVRALAMKKWFNTNYHYIVPEIDDETEIKLNGSKPFDLFSEALESGVKTKPVIIGAYTFLKLARYKGSKKAEDFAEQAAKAYTELLEKLAALGAEWVQLDEPSLVTDMTAEDISLFKSIYEKILADKHGVKVLVQTYFGDVRDCYSELCALDFDGIGLDFVEGKESLNLISKYGFPTGTVLFAGVVNGKNIWRNNYAGTLDIIAKLRGFTDDIVLGTSCSLLHVPCTLDNESKLSADIKKHFAYAAEKLTELAELKKLVLAEKPEETAEFVRNAALHSGSRIEGNEAVRQKVASLGEKDFTRLPEFAEREKIQKERFKLPLFPTTTIGSFPQTKEVKANRAARRKGEITQAEYEQFIEKKIAECVSLQEEIGLDVLVHGEYERNDMVEYFGECLDGYIFTEKAWVQSYGTRCVKPPVIWGDISRARPMTVRWSKYAQSLTNKPMKGMLTGPVTILNWSFPREDITLKESAFQIAHAIREEVLDLEANGISIIQVDEAALREKLPLRRADWHKDYLDWAIPAFRYVHSGVKPQTQIHTHMCYSEFADIIKDIDDMDADVITFEASRSDLTILDVLKENSFRTEVGPGVYDIHSPRVPSKDEIKTAVNKMLGRISADKLWINPDCGLKTRGTEETVPSLENLVAAAKEVRNENS; from the coding sequence ATGAAGACAACAATAATCGGATACCCAAGGATAGGTGATCTGCGTGAACTGAAATTTGCAAGCGAGAAATATTTCAGAAAAGAGATAACAGCTGATGAACTCGAAAGGACTGCAAAAGAGATAAGGCAGCACGACCTTGCCATACAGAAAAGCAGCGGACTTGACTATATACCGTCAAATGATTTCTCATACTATGACGGCGTGCTCGATACGGCTTTCCTGCTTGGTGCCGTGCCTGAAAGATACACATCGCTCGGGCTTTCTGAGCTTGATACATACTTTGCGGCGGCAAGGGGCTATCAGGGCGATAAGGGCGATGTAAGAGCGCTTGCCATGAAAAAGTGGTTCAACACCAACTATCATTATATCGTGCCTGAGATAGACGACGAAACAGAGATAAAGCTTAATGGCAGCAAGCCGTTTGACCTGTTTTCAGAGGCTCTTGAAAGCGGCGTCAAGACAAAGCCCGTTATCATCGGTGCATACACGTTCTTAAAGCTCGCAAGATACAAGGGCAGCAAAAAGGCGGAAGATTTTGCAGAGCAGGCAGCAAAGGCATACACAGAGCTTCTTGAAAAGCTCGCTGCCCTCGGCGCTGAGTGGGTGCAGCTTGATGAGCCCTCGCTCGTTACTGATATGACAGCTGAGGATATATCGCTTTTCAAGTCGATTTATGAAAAGATACTTGCTGACAAGCACGGCGTAAAGGTGCTCGTTCAGACATACTTCGGCGATGTGCGTGACTGCTACAGCGAGCTGTGCGCTCTTGACTTTGACGGCATAGGCCTTGACTTTGTCGAGGGCAAGGAGTCGTTAAACCTTATAAGTAAATACGGCTTCCCGACAGGAACAGTGCTCTTTGCAGGTGTGGTAAACGGCAAGAACATCTGGCGCAACAACTACGCCGGAACACTTGATATAATAGCCAAGCTCAGGGGCTTTACTGATGATATCGTGCTTGGCACATCATGCTCGCTGCTGCACGTTCCCTGCACTCTTGACAACGAGAGCAAGCTCTCTGCCGATATCAAGAAGCACTTTGCATACGCCGCTGAAAAGCTCACAGAGCTTGCCGAGCTTAAGAAGCTGGTGCTGGCAGAAAAGCCTGAGGAAACAGCGGAATTTGTACGCAACGCCGCACTTCACAGCGGCAGCAGGATAGAGGGCAACGAGGCAGTAAGACAGAAAGTCGCAAGCCTTGGTGAGAAGGACTTTACAAGACTGCCTGAGTTTGCCGAGCGTGAAAAGATACAGAAGGAGCGCTTTAAGCTGCCGCTTTTCCCGACAACGACTATCGGCTCGTTCCCCCAGACAAAGGAGGTCAAGGCAAACCGTGCAGCACGCCGCAAGGGCGAGATAACACAGGCCGAATACGAGCAGTTTATCGAGAAGAAGATAGCCGAGTGTGTATCGCTTCAGGAGGAGATAGGCCTTGATGTGCTCGTTCACGGCGAGTATGAAAGAAACGACATGGTGGAATACTTCGGTGAGTGCCTTGACGGTTATATCTTCACAGAAAAAGCGTGGGTGCAGTCATACGGCACACGCTGCGTCAAGCCGCCTGTTATCTGGGGTGATATCTCCCGTGCAAGACCTATGACAGTACGCTGGTCAAAGTATGCGCAGAGCCTTACAAACAAGCCCATGAAGGGTATGCTCACAGGCCCTGTGACGATACTCAACTGGTCGTTCCCGAGAGAGGATATAACACTTAAGGAAAGTGCTTTCCAGATAGCACACGCTATCCGTGAGGAGGTGCTCGACCTTGAAGCAAACGGCATAAGCATTATTCAGGTAGACGAGGCTGCCCTGCGTGAAAAGCTGCCGCTTCGCCGTGCTGACTGGCACAAGGATTATCTTGACTGGGCGATACCGGCGTTTCGGTATGTCCACAGCGGTGTAAAGCCACAAACACAGATACACACGCATATGTGCTACAGCGAGTTTGCAGATATAATCAAGGACATAGACGATATGGACGCAGACGTGATAACCTTTGAAGCATCACGCTCTGACCTGACTATCCTTGATGTGTTAAAGGAGAACAGCTTCCGCACAGAGGTCGGCCCCGGTGTGTATGACATCCATTCACCGAGAGTGCCTTCAAAGGATGAGATAAAGACAGCCGTAAACAAGATGCTCGGGCGCATATCCGCTGACAAGCTGTGGATAAACCCCGACTGCGGACTTAAGACAAGAGGCACCGAGGAGACAGTTCCGAGCCTTGAAAACCTTGTTGCGGCAGCAAAAGAGGTAAGAAATGAGAACAGCTGA
- a CDS encoding radical SAM protein, whose product MYFRVKDNIALRSWQFVPRAYYIKNDPYAKALSEEEFELLDRCDGEQDIEESELVSRLLAKGLIEPCEKGEHPREWSRLKTYSHRYFPMMNFMITGKCNYNCLHCFNAADNAPLMTEWKYEEALDLLDQARDCGIEGITITGGEPMLHPHFMDIVKAIYSRDMFIRELNTNGFFITQQVLDEFKEIGCDPLMKISFDGIGCHDWMRDRKGAEERTLAAMELCIKNGFKVMSQTQVNKRNLHTLIPTARKLNDMGVSVLRLIRTTEAPRWEKNSPGSCLTFEEYYEAMLGFIGEYKNSGMTMELTLWQFMSAHPETRSYSIQPVLCPSGKYKPTAPVCKGIRGLVGITSSGDIVPCLQMSGYFEENGIHLGNLHKTSLKELLAESDYMKIVCTNLHKRRKNNPKCDACRFFPYCNGGCPALGGLYSADRLNLNDTDITKCLFFENGWYQKCVKTMSGWTNTTSVAELET is encoded by the coding sequence ATGTATTTCAGAGTAAAAGACAACATAGCCCTGCGCAGCTGGCAGTTTGTCCCAAGGGCGTACTACATAAAGAACGACCCCTACGCAAAAGCCCTTAGCGAGGAGGAGTTTGAGCTGCTTGACCGCTGCGACGGTGAGCAGGATATAGAAGAAAGCGAGCTTGTAAGCCGGCTTTTAGCAAAGGGCCTTATCGAGCCCTGCGAAAAGGGCGAGCACCCCCGTGAATGGTCAAGGCTTAAGACCTACAGCCACCGCTATTTCCCGATGATGAATTTCATGATAACAGGCAAGTGCAACTACAACTGCCTGCATTGCTTCAATGCGGCAGACAATGCGCCCCTGATGACCGAATGGAAGTACGAAGAAGCTCTTGACCTGCTCGACCAGGCACGGGACTGCGGTATAGAGGGCATTACGATAACAGGCGGTGAGCCTATGCTGCACCCACACTTTATGGATATCGTTAAGGCGATCTACAGCAGGGATATGTTTATAAGAGAGCTAAACACCAACGGCTTTTTTATCACTCAGCAGGTACTTGATGAGTTTAAGGAGATAGGCTGCGACCCGCTTATGAAAATATCCTTTGACGGCATAGGCTGCCACGACTGGATGCGTGACCGCAAGGGCGCTGAGGAGCGTACTCTTGCCGCTATGGAGCTTTGCATAAAAAACGGCTTTAAGGTAATGTCGCAGACACAGGTGAACAAAAGAAACCTGCACACGCTTATCCCTACAGCAAGAAAGCTCAATGACATGGGCGTATCTGTCCTGCGGCTTATCCGCACGACCGAAGCCCCACGCTGGGAGAAAAACTCGCCCGGCAGCTGTCTTACATTTGAGGAATACTATGAGGCTATGCTCGGCTTTATTGGCGAGTATAAAAACAGCGGTATGACAATGGAACTGACACTATGGCAGTTTATGAGCGCACACCCTGAGACCAGAAGCTACAGCATTCAGCCGGTGCTGTGTCCGAGCGGCAAATACAAGCCTACAGCGCCTGTCTGCAAGGGGATAAGAGGGCTTGTAGGCATCACATCTTCCGGCGACATAGTGCCCTGCCTGCAAATGTCCGGCTACTTTGAAGAAAACGGCATACATCTTGGCAACCTGCACAAGACGAGCCTTAAAGAGCTGCTTGCTGAGAGCGATTATATGAAGATAGTCTGCACAAACCTGCACAAGCGCAGAAAGAATAACCCCAAATGTGATGCGTGCAGATTTTTCCCATACTGCAACGGCGGCTGCCCTGCACTGGGCGGACTATACTCTGCTGACAGGCTGAACCTTAACGATACGGACATAACAAAGTGCCTGTTCTTTGAAAACGGCTGGTATCAAAAATGCGTTAAGACGATGTCCGGCTGGACGAACACCACGTCAGTTGCAGAGCTTGAAACGTAA
- a CDS encoding NHLP family bacteriocin export ABC transporter peptidase/permease/ATPase subunit, translating to MSYNKNRIKPTVTKGAAKVPVIMQLEALECGAASLAMVMAYYEKWVPLEQVRADCGVSRDGSNAKNIAKAAKSYGFKVQAFSRTPKTIREKGKFPCIIHWNFNHFVVLNGFKGRYACINDPAKGFVKVGPDEFDKAFTGIVINITPGDDFQPGGKRKSTIDFARKRLIGAGAAVAFVMLTTVIASLFGVINPIMSKIFMDRLLTGQNKEWLMPFIGIMTGLAAIQLIVEWANTIYSLKINGKMSVIGSTAYMWKVLHMPMEFFSQRMAGDIQSRQGTNATIASTLVNTFAPLLLNTIMMIFYLVLMLRQSLLLTAIGISTLAVNIVMSRIISEKRINITRVMSRDSAKLSATTVAGIEMIETIKASGAENGFFQKWAGYQASVNSQQVKSEKMNNYLGMIPTFLSTVANHAVLIMGIWFVMHGEFTLGSLQMFQGFLGSFMSPAMTLVNAGQTIQEMRTQMERVEDVMQYPVDPNAAEKPCTEESLSKLRGNVELKNITFGYSKLAEPVIKNFSMTIKSGGRVAFVGTSGCGKSTLSKLISGLYEPWSGEILFDGKKRSEHDRSVMTGSLAVVDQEITLFEGTFAENIKMWDESIQDFEMILAARDAQLHQDIMQREGGFHSKIATGGRDLSGGQRQRMEIARVLAQDPSIIILDEATSALDAKTEYDVVKAIKDRGITCIVIAHRLSTIRDCDEIILLDHGEVAERGTHDELMALGGAYTELVTND from the coding sequence ATGAGTTATAATAAGAACAGAATAAAGCCTACCGTCACAAAGGGTGCGGCAAAGGTGCCTGTTATCATGCAGCTTGAAGCTCTTGAATGCGGTGCCGCATCGCTTGCTATGGTAATGGCTTACTATGAAAAATGGGTTCCGCTCGAACAGGTGCGTGCTGACTGCGGCGTGTCCCGTGACGGCTCGAATGCAAAGAATATTGCAAAGGCTGCCAAGTCATACGGCTTCAAGGTGCAGGCATTCAGCAGGACACCGAAGACTATCCGTGAGAAGGGCAAGTTCCCGTGTATCATACACTGGAACTTCAACCACTTTGTAGTCCTAAACGGCTTCAAGGGCAGGTACGCCTGTATAAACGACCCTGCAAAGGGCTTTGTCAAAGTCGGTCCGGATGAGTTTGACAAGGCATTTACAGGCATCGTTATCAATATTACTCCCGGTGATGACTTCCAGCCGGGCGGAAAGCGCAAGAGCACCATAGACTTTGCAAGAAAGCGCCTTATCGGTGCAGGTGCGGCGGTGGCATTCGTTATGCTGACAACGGTCATAGCATCGCTGTTTGGCGTTATAAACCCTATAATGTCCAAGATATTCATGGACAGGCTGCTCACAGGCCAGAACAAGGAATGGCTCATGCCCTTTATCGGTATCATGACAGGCCTTGCAGCGATTCAGCTGATAGTCGAGTGGGCAAACACTATATACAGCCTTAAGATAAACGGCAAGATGTCGGTCATCGGCAGCACGGCGTATATGTGGAAGGTTCTGCATATGCCTATGGAGTTCTTCTCGCAGCGAATGGCAGGCGATATCCAGTCAAGGCAGGGCACAAATGCGACTATTGCAAGCACGCTTGTAAACACCTTTGCGCCGCTTCTTTTAAATACGATAATGATGATATTCTACCTTGTGCTGATGCTCAGACAGAGCCTTCTGCTCACGGCTATAGGTATCAGCACGCTCGCTGTGAATATCGTCATGTCAAGGATAATCTCTGAAAAGAGGATAAACATCACAAGAGTCATGTCCCGTGACAGCGCAAAGCTCAGCGCCACCACCGTTGCAGGCATCGAGATGATAGAAACGATAAAGGCAAGCGGCGCTGAGAACGGCTTTTTCCAGAAGTGGGCAGGCTATCAGGCATCTGTCAACTCACAGCAGGTAAAGTCAGAAAAGATGAACAACTACCTCGGCATGATACCTACATTCCTGTCAACTGTTGCAAACCATGCTGTGCTTATCATGGGCATATGGTTCGTCATGCACGGCGAGTTCACTCTCGGATCATTGCAGATGTTCCAGGGGTTCTTAGGCTCGTTTATGTCGCCTGCGATGACGCTTGTGAATGCAGGCCAGACGATACAGGAGATGCGCACCCAGATGGAGCGTGTCGAGGACGTTATGCAGTACCCTGTTGACCCTAATGCAGCCGAGAAACCCTGCACAGAGGAGAGCTTAAGCAAGCTCAGGGGCAATGTCGAGCTTAAGAATATCACCTTCGGCTATTCAAAGCTCGCAGAGCCGGTGATAAAGAACTTCTCGATGACGATAAAGTCAGGCGGCAGAGTGGCATTCGTCGGCACATCGGGCTGCGGCAAGTCAACACTTTCAAAGCTGATATCCGGCCTTTACGAGCCGTGGTCGGGCGAGATACTTTTTGACGGCAAAAAAAGGTCAGAGCACGACCGCTCGGTGATGACAGGCTCGCTTGCGGTCGTTGACCAGGAGATAACTCTTTTTGAAGGCACATTCGCTGAAAACATAAAGATGTGGGACGAGTCGATACAGGACTTTGAGATGATACTCGCTGCCCGTGATGCGCAGCTTCATCAGGATATCATGCAGCGTGAGGGCGGCTTTCACAGCAAGATAGCAACAGGCGGCCGTGACCTTTCCGGCGGCCAGAGGCAGAGAATGGAGATAGCTCGTGTGCTTGCACAGGACCCGTCGATAATCATACTTGACGAGGCGACCTCGGCGCTCGATGCAAAGACTGAGTACGATGTCGTCAAGGCAATAAAGGATAGGGGCATAACCTGCATAGTCATAGCACACAGGCTATCGACTATCCGTGACTGCGACGAGATAATCCTGCTCGATCACGGCGAGGTGGCCGAGCGTGGAACGCATGATGAGCTTATGGCTCTCGGCGGAGCATACACAGAGCTTGTAACTAACGACTAA